From Larus michahellis chromosome 5, bLarMic1.1, whole genome shotgun sequence, the proteins below share one genomic window:
- the SMARCA5 gene encoding SWI/SNF-related matrix-associated actin-dependent regulator of chromatin subfamily A member 5: MSAGQQALPPPPPQPDEPPAPPPGANSSEAAGTAPSAAGDAEMEESFDDASPGKQKEIQEADPTYEEKMQTDRANRFEYLLKQTELFAHFIQPAAQKTPTSPLKMKPGRPRIKKDEKQNLLSVGDYRHRRTEQEEDEELLTESSKTTNVCTRFEESPSYVKWGKLRDYQVRGLNWLISLYENGINGILADEMGLGKTLQTISLLGYMKHYRNIPGPHMVLVPKSTLHNWMNEFKRWVPTLRAVCLIGDKDQRAAFVRDVLLPGEWDVCVTSYEMLIKEKSVFKKFNWRYLVIDEAHRIKNEKSKLSEIVREFKTTNRLLLTGTPLQNNLHELWALLNFLLPDVFNSSEDFDSWFDTNNCLGDQKLVERLHMVLRPFLLRRIKADVEKSLPPKKEVKIYVGLSKMQREWYTRILMKDIDILNSAGKLDKMRLLNILMQLRKCCNHPYLFDGAEPGPPYTTDMHLVTNSGKMVVLDKLLPKLKEQGSRVLIFSQMTRVLDILEDYCMWRNYEYCRLDGQTPHDERQASINAYNEPGSSKFVFMLSTRAGGLGINLATADVVILYDSDWNPQVDLQAMDRAHRIGQTKTVRVFRFITDNTVEERIVERAEMKLRLDSIVIQQGRLVDQNLNKLGKDEMLQMIRHGATHVFASKESEITDEDIDHILERGAKKTAEMNEKLSKMGESSLRNFTMDTESSVYNFEGEDYREKQKMAFTEWIEPPKRERKANYAVDAYFREALRVSEPKAPKAPRPPKQPNVQDFQFFPPRLFELLEKEILYYRKTIGYKVPRNPDLPNAAQAQKEEQLKIDEAEPLNDEELEEKEKLLTQGFTNWNKRDFNQFIKANEKWGRDDIENIAREVEGKTPEEVIEYSAVFWERCNELQDIEKIMAQIERGEARIQRRISIKKALDTKIGRYKAPFHQLRISYGTNKGKNYTEEEDRFLICMLHKLGFDKENVYDELRQCIRNSPQFRFDWFLKSRTAMELQRRCNTLITLIERENMELEEKEKAEKKKRGPKPSSAQKRKMDGTPDGRGRKKKLKL; encoded by the exons ATGTCCGCCGGGCAGcaggcgctgccgccgccgccgccgcaacCGGACGAGCCGCCCGCGCCGCCTCCGGGCGCCAACAGCAGCGAGGCCGCGGGGACGGCGCCCTCCGCCGCCGGCGACGCCGAAATGGAG GAATCTTTTGATGATGCCtcaccaggaaaacaaaaagaaatccaggaagCAGATCCTACGTACGAAGAGAAAATG CAAACCGACAGAGCAAACAGATTTGAATATCTGTTGAAGCAGACTGAGCTTTTTGCTCATTTCATTCAGCCCGCTGCTCAGAAAACTCCAACTTCACCTTTGAAAATGAAGCCTGGACGTCCACGAATAAAGAAGGATGAGAAACAGAATTTACTGTCAGTTGGCGA CTACCGCCATCGTAGAACAGAGCAGGAGGAAGACGAGGAGCTGTTAACAGAAAGCTCCAAGACAACTAATGTCTGCACTCGATTTGAAGAATCTCCATCAT ATGTTAAATGGGGAAAGCTGCGTGACTATCAGGTTCGAGGATTGAACTGGCTCATCTCTTTGTATGAAAACGGCATCAATGGCATCCTAGCAGATGAAATG GGTCTTGGGAAGACACTGCAAACAATTTCTCTTCTTGGGTATATGAAACACTACAGAAATATTCCTGGTCCTCACATGGTGTTAGTTCCCAAGTCCACTCTACATAACTGGATGAATGAATTCAAGAGATGGGTACCTACTCTTCGAGCAGTTTGTTTGATAGGTGACAAAGACCAGCGA GCTGCCTTTGTCAGAGATGTGTTGTTGCCTGGAGAATGGGATGTCTGCGTAACATCATATGAAATGCTTATCAAAGAGAAGTCAGTATTCAAAAAGTTTAACTGGAGATATCTAGTTATAGATGAAGCCCAcaggattaaaaatgaaaaatcaaag TTATCAGAAATTGTGAGGGAATTCAAGACTACAAATCGGCTGCTGTTAACTGGAACACCACTTCAGAACAACTTACATGAACTCTGGGCGCTTCTTAACTTCCTTTTGCCAGATGTCTTTAACTCCTCTGAA GACTTTGATTCATGGTTTGATACAAACAATTGTCTAGGGGATCAAAAGTTGGTGGAACGTCTCCATATG GTGCTACGACCATTCCTTCTACGTCGCATTAAGGCTGATGTGGAGAAAAGCTTGCCTCCAAAGAAGGAGGTTAAAATTTATGTGGGTCTCAGCAAAATGCAGCGAGAATG GTATACACGAATCTTAATGAAGGACATAGATATATTGAATTCAGCTGGGAAGCTGGACAAAATGAGACTGTTGAATATCCTCATGCAGCTGCGAAAATGCTGCAATCATCCGTATCTCTTTGATGGGGCAGAACCTGGTCCACCTTACACGACAGATATGCATTTGGTCACCAACAGTGGCAAAATGGTAGTACTGGACAAATTGCTACCGAAGTTGAAAGAACAAG GTTCGAGAGTCTTAATCTTCAGTCAGATGACCAGAGTGCTAGATATCTTGGAAGATTACTGTATGTGGCGAAATTATGAGTATTGTAGACTGGATGGACAAACACCACATGACGAGAGACag gcaTCTATTAATGCATATAATGAACCTGGTAGCTCAAAATTTGTGTTCATGTTGAGTACACGGGCAGGAGGTCTTGGAATCAATTTGGCTACTGCTGATGTTGTAATTCTGTATGATTCAGACTGGAATCCACAAGTCGATCTCCAGGCCATG GATCGAGCACACAGAATTGGCCAAACAAAGACTGTTCGAGTGTTCAGGTTTATCACAGACAATACAGTGGAAGAAAGAATAGTGGAACGTGCAGAAATGAAACTCCGGCTAGATTCCATAGTCATTCAGCAAG GAAGGCTGGTGGATCAAAACCTGAATAAACTTGGGAAGGATGAAATGCTGCAAATGATTAGGCATGGAGCAACGCACGTGTTTGCCTCCAAGGAGAGTGAGATTACAGATGAAGATATTGATCACATTTTGGAAAGAGGTGCAAAGAAG ACTGCGGAAATGAACGAAAAACTTTCAAAGATGGGTGAAAGCTCACTTAGGAATTTCACAATGGATACGGAGTCCAGTGTGTATAATTTCGAAGGGGAAgactacagagaaaaacagaag ATGGCATTTACAGAGTGGATTGAACCACCTAAACGAGAAAGAAAAGCCAATTACGCTGTGGATGCTTACTTCAGAGAGGCTCTTCGAGTCAGCGAGCCAAAAGCACCCAAG gCACCACGGCCTCCAAAACAGCCAAATGTACAGGACTTCCAGTTCTTCCCTCCGCGCCTGTTTGAACTATTGGAAAAGGAGATTCTCTACTACAGGAAAACAATTGGGTACAAG GTACCTCGTAATCCTGATTTGCCAAATGCAGCCCAAGCACAAAAGGAAGAGCAGCTTAAGATTGATGAGGCTGAACCTCTTAATGATGAAGaactagaagaaaaagagaagcttcTAACCCAG GGATTCACTAACTGGAATAAGAGAGATTTTAACCAGTTCATCAAAGCTAATGAGAAGTGGGGCCGCGACGACATTGAAAATATAGCACGGGAAGTAGAAGGAAAAACCCCGGAGGAAGTCATAGAGTATTCAG CTGTGTTCTGGGAAAGATGCAATGAACTCCAAGACATAGAGAAGATCATGGCTCAGATAGAGAGAGGAGAAGCCAGAATTCAGAGACGAATCAGCATAAAAAAAGCACTTGATACAAAG attgGCAGATACAAAGCCCCTTTCCACCAGCTGAGAATATCATATGGTACTAATAAAGGGAAGAATTACACTGAAGAGGAGGATCGCTTTCTGATCTGTATGCTTCACAAGCTAGGATTTGATAAAGAAAATGTCTATGATGAATTAAGACAGTGTATCCGAAACTCCCCGCAATTCAGATTTGACTGGTTTCTCAAGTCCAGAACTGCCATG GAGCTGCAAAGGAGATGCAATACTTTAATCACCCTGATTGAAAGAGAAAACATGgaactggaagaaaaggaaaaggcagaaaagaagaaacgTGGACCAAAACCATCTTCG GCACAGAAGCGCAAAATGGATGGTACTCCTGATGGTcgtggaagaaaaaagaagctaAAGCTGTGA